The following proteins are co-located in the Styela clava chromosome 15, kaStyClav1.hap1.2, whole genome shotgun sequence genome:
- the LOC120333675 gene encoding mitochondrial inner membrane protease subunit 1-like, with protein sequence MKSFYAQKSFLSMALWTKFAGYVLKGAGIGIVISAINDSLVSFVVFQGESMDPTIQNNEIGLCDKTTPYEDIRRGDIVVAASPKQLNVQICKRVIALEGDEVTFQPDGDGGYEDLAKLKNYKYIPRGHVWLEGDNKASSLDSRNFGPVPLGLVRSRVIGKFYPFRSATIFAREPPNDPWDRNPTR encoded by the exons ATGAAAAGTTTTTACGCTCAGAAAAGTTTT TTATCCATGGCACTCTGGACCAAGTTCGCTGGATATGTGTTGAAGGGAGCTGGTATCGGAATAGTAATTTCAGCGATAAATGATTCTCTTGTATCGTTTGTTGTCTTTCAAGGAGAATCCATGGATCCTACGATACAGAATAATGAGATTGGACTTTGTGATAAAACTACTCCTTATGAGGACATACGAAG AGGTGATATTGTTGTAGCCGCATCACCTAAACAACTTAATGTTCAAATATGCAAAAGAGTTATTGCACTCGAAGGTGATGAAGTAACGTTTCAACCTGATGGAGATGG agGATACGAAGATTTGGCGAAactaaaaaattacaaatacatTCCAAGAGGTCATGTATGGTTGGAAGGTGACAATAAAGCTTCGTCTCTTGATTCTCGTAATTTTGGACCAGTCCCTCTCGGCCTTGTAAGGTCAAGGGTCATTGGAAAG TTCTACCCTTTCCGAAGTGCAACAATATTCGCTCGAGAACCTCCAAATGATCCATGGGATCGAAATCCGACAAGGTGA
- the LOC120333673 gene encoding uncharacterized protein LOC120333673, with product MSVVLFIIATIVGYYLYDLYIQDLRQSEKDSNSSRSSSIVAENTCTIPGCNCQNNGGFFRSLFKSWNNNYHDPHALIHEKPSPFQFRAFEDRFKSLEDVTQAIKEAGLEECRLILGIDFTASNEWQGRSTNKGHSLHHVSSRSHIQNPYQHVISILNRTLLALMTPYGHDPYVNNTRMSVRKPAKLQCIHAYGFGDSLTKDKSTFSLNPSHVPCSSFDELQKFYKETVNRVTLDGPTSYAPIINKAIEIVEDTNKQFHILIIIADGQFVDEGPTAEAIVKASNHPLSIVVVGVGDGPWTMLQRFDDWLPQRKFDNFQFVDYNKVIKEFGGKHAETAVALHTLMEIPDQYKTVQELGFLERPLDVNDYMDEIQGYSKKIE from the exons ATGTCAGTGGTCTTATTCATTATAGCTACAATCGTTGGATACTATTTATACGATCTATACATCCAAGATTTAAGACAAAGTGAAAAGGACTCTAATTCATCTCGAAGCTCGAGTATAGTGGCAGAAAATACTTGCACCATTCCCGGGTGTAATTGTCAAAATAATGGTGGATTTTTTCGATCATTGTTTAAAAGTTGGAATAATAATTATCACGATCCACACGCCTTGATTCATGAGAAACCATCACCATTTCAATTCCGTGCCTTCGAAGACAG ATTCAAATCGCTTGAAGATGTAACTCAAGCCATCAAAGAAGCAGGCTTAGAAGAATGTCGACTTATACTAGGAATAGATTTTACAGCCAGCAATGAATGGCAAGGACGATCCACTAATAAAGGACATTCCCTTCACCATGTCAGCTCCAG GTCCCACATTCAAAACCCTTATCAGCATGTAATCAGCATTCTGAATCGAACTTTGTTAGCCTTGATGACTCCTTATGGACATGATCCTTACGTAAACAACACACGCATGTCCGTCAGAAAACCGGCAAAATTACAGTGCATTCATGCATATGGTTTCGGGGATTCTCTCACAAAAGATAAATCAACTTTTTCGTTAAATCCGAGTCACGTGCCTTGTTCATCTTTTGACGAACTACAAAAATTTTATAAGGAGACTGTAAACAGGGTAACACTAGATGGACCGACGAGCTACGCTCCTATTATTAATAAAGCAATTGAAATTGTGGAAGACACAAATaaacaatttcatattttaattatcatCGCTGACGGGCAATTTGTTGACGAAGGGCCAACAGCCGAAGCAATAGTAAAAGCCTCAAATCATCCGCTCAGCATTGTGGTCGTCGGGGTCGGCGACGGACCATGGACAATGTTACAGAGATTTGACGACTGGTTGCCGCAGCGTAAATTCGACAATTTTCAATTCGTGGATTATAATAAAGTAATTAAAGAATTTGGCGGTAAGCATGCGGAAACAGCTGTAGCACTTCACACGTTAATGGAGATTCCAGACCAATATAAAACAGTCCAAGAACTGGGTTTTTTAGAACGACCGCTGGATGTGAACGACTACATGGATGAGATACAGGGCTATTCAAAAAAGATTGAGTaa
- the LOC120333674 gene encoding programmed cell death protein 2-like has translation MESDQSSQGSSSTGIELGFLKNIDHEDFWRLYRCYFPSKLGGKPAWLDPKNLPSTEELKCPSCGKPTIFLLQIYAPNENLDDAFHRTIFLFCCKTPSCYSTNSNGPFRVFRCQLKKENAFYSSEPPDYDSRTFSQSCMSYENLCNICGNKGDKLCSKCKLVAYCSREHQVLGWKSHKVKCGNLGSDSDGENESSLKLLYPENEIIIEAEGILDDLDDIKENGVNEDYESENVSQNRSFSPRELEQFADYSIEDNQFAVFRKTISNSSDQILRYDKGGQPLWCSDENKMLSEKVPKCENCGSVRQFEFQIMPQLLNHLNLESSLDGPCIDWGILAIYTCSNDCVSESISYIPDYIHKQDFSHNVGD, from the exons ATGGAATCTGATCAAAGCAGTCAGGGTTCATCCTCGACGGGAATTGAACttggatttttaaaaaatatcgaTCACGAAGACTTTTGGAGACTATATAG atGCTACTTTCCTAGCAAACTGGGAGGAAAACCTGCCTGGTTGGACCCAAAGAACTTGCCTTCAACAGAAGAACTGAAATGCCCATCTTGTGGAAAACCAACAATATTCCTTCTTCAAATTTATGCTCCAAATGAAAACCTGGATGACGCTTTCCACAGAACTATATTTCTATTCTGTTGCAAAACACCTTCTTGTTATTCCACAAACTCGAATGGTCCTTTTCGCGTTTTCCGATGTcagttaaaaaaagaaaatgcgTTTTACAGCTCTGAACCTCCAGACTACGATTCAAGAACATTTTCCCAGTCTTGCATGAGCTACgaaaatttatgtaatatttgtGGAAACAAAGGAGATAAATTATGCTCTAAATGCAAACTTGTTGCATATTGTAGCCGAGAACATCAAGTTTTAGGCTGGAAAAGTCATAAGGTGAAATGTGGCAACCTTGGAAGTGATTCTGATGGAGAAAATGAAAGTTCTTTAAAACTTCTCTACCctgaaaatgaaattataataGAAGCGGAAGGAATTTTAGACGACTTGGACGACATTAAAGAAAATGGTGTTAATGAGGATTACGAATCTGAAAATGTTTCTCAAAATCGAAGCTTTTCTCCGAGAGAATTAGAGCAATTTGCAGATTATAGTATTGAAGATAATCAATTTGCAGTTTTCAGAAAAACAATATCAAATTCATCGGATCAAATATTGAGATATGATAAGGGCGGCCAACCTTTATGGTGTTCTGACGAAAACAAAATGTTGTCTGAAAAGGTCCCGAAATGTGAGAATTGTGGATCTGTACGTCAATTTGAATTCCAAATTATGCCGCAACTTCTGAATCATCTGAATTTAGAGTCGAGTTTAGATGGTCCGTGCATAGATTGGGGGATATTGGCAATATATACTTGCTCTAATGATTGTGTGTCTGAAAGTATCAGTTACATTCCTGATTATATTCATAAACAGGATTTTTCACATAATGTTGGAGATTGA